Proteins from one Elephas maximus indicus isolate mEleMax1 chromosome 12, mEleMax1 primary haplotype, whole genome shotgun sequence genomic window:
- the CPSF4 gene encoding cleavage and polyadenylation specificity factor subunit 4 isoform X3, which yields MQEIIASVDHIKFDLEIAVEQQLGAQPLPFPGMDKSGAAVCEFFLKAACGKVFVTSTYRWGMCPFRHISGEKTVVCKHWLRGLCKKGDQCEFLHEYDMTKMPECYFYSKFGECSNKECPFLHIDPESKIKDCPWYDRGFCKHGPLCRHRHTRRVICVNYLVGFCPEGPSCKFMHPRFELPMGATEQPPLPQQTQPPTKQRAPQVIGVMQSQNSSAGNRGPRPLEQVTCYKCGEKGHYANRCTKGHLAFLSGQ from the exons ATGCAGGAGATCATCGCCAGTGTGGACCACATCAAGTTCGACTTGGAGATCGCAGTGGAGCAGCAGCTCGGGGCGCAGCCGCTGCCCTTCCCCGGCATGGACA AGTCGGGGGCTGCCGTCTGTGAGTTCTTTTTGAAAGCTGCCTGCGGCAAAG TGTTTGTCACGTCCACATATCGCT GGGGCATGTGCCCATTCCGCCACATCAGCGGTGAGAAGACGGTGGTGTGCAAACACTGGCTGCGGGGGCTGTGCAAGAAGGGCGACCAGTGCGAGTTTCTGCATGAGTACGACATGACCAAGATGCCTGAGTGCTACTTCTACTCCAAGTTCG GGGAGTGCAGCAACAAGGAGTGTCCCTTCCTGCACATTGACCCTGAGTCCAAGATCAAGGACTGCCCTTGGTATGACCGTGGCTTCTGCAAGCATG GGCCCCTATGCAGACACCGGCACACGCGGAGAGTCATCTGTGTGAATTACCTCGTGGGATTCTGCCCAGAAGGGCCCTCATGTAAATTCATGCA TCCTCGGTTTGAACTGCCCATGGGAGCCACAGAGCAGCCCCCGCTGCCGCAGCAGACGCAGCCCCCAACGAAG CAGAGAGCCCCGCAGGTCATCGGGGTCATGCAGAGTCAAAACAGCAGTGCAGGCAACCGGGGACCCCGGCCGCTGGAGCAGGTCACCTGTTACAAG TGCGGTGAGAAAGGACACTACGCCAACAGATGCACCAAAGGCCACTTGGCCTTTCTCAGTGGACAGTGA
- the CPSF4 gene encoding cleavage and polyadenylation specificity factor subunit 4 isoform X7, translating into MQEIIASVDHIKFDLEIAVEQQLGAQPLPFPGMDKSGAAVCEFFLKAACGKGGMCPFRHISGEKTVVCKHWLRGLCKKGDQCEFLHEYDMTKMPECYFYSKFGECSNKECPFLHIDPESKIKDCPWYDRGFCKHGPLCRHRHTRRVICVNYLVGFCPEGPSCKFMHPRFELPMGATEQPPLPQQTQPPTKRAPQVIGVMQSQNSSAGNRGPRPLEQVTCYKCGEKGHYANRCTKGHLAFLSGQ; encoded by the exons ATGCAGGAGATCATCGCCAGTGTGGACCACATCAAGTTCGACTTGGAGATCGCAGTGGAGCAGCAGCTCGGGGCGCAGCCGCTGCCCTTCCCCGGCATGGACA AGTCGGGGGCTGCCGTCTGTGAGTTCTTTTTGAAAGCTGCCTGCGGCAAAG GGGGCATGTGCCCATTCCGCCACATCAGCGGTGAGAAGACGGTGGTGTGCAAACACTGGCTGCGGGGGCTGTGCAAGAAGGGCGACCAGTGCGAGTTTCTGCATGAGTACGACATGACCAAGATGCCTGAGTGCTACTTCTACTCCAAGTTCG GGGAGTGCAGCAACAAGGAGTGTCCCTTCCTGCACATTGACCCTGAGTCCAAGATCAAGGACTGCCCTTGGTATGACCGTGGCTTCTGCAAGCATG GGCCCCTATGCAGACACCGGCACACGCGGAGAGTCATCTGTGTGAATTACCTCGTGGGATTCTGCCCAGAAGGGCCCTCATGTAAATTCATGCA TCCTCGGTTTGAACTGCCCATGGGAGCCACAGAGCAGCCCCCGCTGCCGCAGCAGACGCAGCCCCCAACGAAG AGAGCCCCGCAGGTCATCGGGGTCATGCAGAGTCAAAACAGCAGTGCAGGCAACCGGGGACCCCGGCCGCTGGAGCAGGTCACCTGTTACAAG TGCGGTGAGAAAGGACACTACGCCAACAGATGCACCAAAGGCCACTTGGCCTTTCTCAGTGGACAGTGA
- the CPSF4 gene encoding cleavage and polyadenylation specificity factor subunit 4 isoform X1, translating to MQEIIASVDHIKFDLEIAVEQQLGAQPLPFPGMDKSGAAVCEFFLKAACGKVFVTSTYRWGMCPFRHISGEKTVVCKHWLRGLCKKGDQCEFLHEYDMTKMPECYFYSKFGECSNKECPFLHIDPESKIKDCPWYDRGFCKHGPLCRHRHTRRVICVNYLVGFCPEGPSCKFMHPRFELPMGATEQPPLPQQTQPPTKQSNNPPLQRSSSLIQLTSQNSSPNQQRAPQVIGVMQSQNSSAGNRGPRPLEQVTCYKCGEKGHYANRCTKGHLAFLSGQ from the exons ATGCAGGAGATCATCGCCAGTGTGGACCACATCAAGTTCGACTTGGAGATCGCAGTGGAGCAGCAGCTCGGGGCGCAGCCGCTGCCCTTCCCCGGCATGGACA AGTCGGGGGCTGCCGTCTGTGAGTTCTTTTTGAAAGCTGCCTGCGGCAAAG TGTTTGTCACGTCCACATATCGCT GGGGCATGTGCCCATTCCGCCACATCAGCGGTGAGAAGACGGTGGTGTGCAAACACTGGCTGCGGGGGCTGTGCAAGAAGGGCGACCAGTGCGAGTTTCTGCATGAGTACGACATGACCAAGATGCCTGAGTGCTACTTCTACTCCAAGTTCG GGGAGTGCAGCAACAAGGAGTGTCCCTTCCTGCACATTGACCCTGAGTCCAAGATCAAGGACTGCCCTTGGTATGACCGTGGCTTCTGCAAGCATG GGCCCCTATGCAGACACCGGCACACGCGGAGAGTCATCTGTGTGAATTACCTCGTGGGATTCTGCCCAGAAGGGCCCTCATGTAAATTCATGCA TCCTCGGTTTGAACTGCCCATGGGAGCCACAGAGCAGCCCCCGCTGCCGCAGCAGACGCAGCCCCCAACGAAG CAAAGTAACAATCCGCCATTACAAAGGTCGTCCTCCTTGATCCAGTTAACAAGCCAGAACTCTTCTCCCAATCAGCAGAGAGCCCCGCAGGTCATCGGGGTCATGCAGAGTCAAAACAGCAGTGCAGGCAACCGGGGACCCCGGCCGCTGGAGCAGGTCACCTGTTACAAG TGCGGTGAGAAAGGACACTACGCCAACAGATGCACCAAAGGCCACTTGGCCTTTCTCAGTGGACAGTGA
- the CPSF4 gene encoding cleavage and polyadenylation specificity factor subunit 4 isoform X4 — protein MQEIIASVDHIKFDLEIAVEQQLGAQPLPFPGMDKSGAAVCEFFLKAACGKVFVTSTYRWGMCPFRHISGEKTVVCKHWLRGLCKKGDQCEFLHEYDMTKMPECYFYSKFGECSNKECPFLHIDPESKIKDCPWYDRGFCKHGPLCRHRHTRRVICVNYLVGFCPEGPSCKFMHPRFELPMGATEQPPLPQQTQPPTKRAPQVIGVMQSQNSSAGNRGPRPLEQVTCYKCGEKGHYANRCTKGHLAFLSGQ, from the exons ATGCAGGAGATCATCGCCAGTGTGGACCACATCAAGTTCGACTTGGAGATCGCAGTGGAGCAGCAGCTCGGGGCGCAGCCGCTGCCCTTCCCCGGCATGGACA AGTCGGGGGCTGCCGTCTGTGAGTTCTTTTTGAAAGCTGCCTGCGGCAAAG TGTTTGTCACGTCCACATATCGCT GGGGCATGTGCCCATTCCGCCACATCAGCGGTGAGAAGACGGTGGTGTGCAAACACTGGCTGCGGGGGCTGTGCAAGAAGGGCGACCAGTGCGAGTTTCTGCATGAGTACGACATGACCAAGATGCCTGAGTGCTACTTCTACTCCAAGTTCG GGGAGTGCAGCAACAAGGAGTGTCCCTTCCTGCACATTGACCCTGAGTCCAAGATCAAGGACTGCCCTTGGTATGACCGTGGCTTCTGCAAGCATG GGCCCCTATGCAGACACCGGCACACGCGGAGAGTCATCTGTGTGAATTACCTCGTGGGATTCTGCCCAGAAGGGCCCTCATGTAAATTCATGCA TCCTCGGTTTGAACTGCCCATGGGAGCCACAGAGCAGCCCCCGCTGCCGCAGCAGACGCAGCCCCCAACGAAG AGAGCCCCGCAGGTCATCGGGGTCATGCAGAGTCAAAACAGCAGTGCAGGCAACCGGGGACCCCGGCCGCTGGAGCAGGTCACCTGTTACAAG TGCGGTGAGAAAGGACACTACGCCAACAGATGCACCAAAGGCCACTTGGCCTTTCTCAGTGGACAGTGA
- the CPSF4 gene encoding cleavage and polyadenylation specificity factor subunit 4 isoform X2, with amino-acid sequence MQEIIASVDHIKFDLEIAVEQQLGAQPLPFPGMDKSGAAVCEFFLKAACGKGGMCPFRHISGEKTVVCKHWLRGLCKKGDQCEFLHEYDMTKMPECYFYSKFGECSNKECPFLHIDPESKIKDCPWYDRGFCKHGPLCRHRHTRRVICVNYLVGFCPEGPSCKFMHPRFELPMGATEQPPLPQQTQPPTKQSNNPPLQRSSSLIQLTSQNSSPNQQRAPQVIGVMQSQNSSAGNRGPRPLEQVTCYKCGEKGHYANRCTKGHLAFLSGQ; translated from the exons ATGCAGGAGATCATCGCCAGTGTGGACCACATCAAGTTCGACTTGGAGATCGCAGTGGAGCAGCAGCTCGGGGCGCAGCCGCTGCCCTTCCCCGGCATGGACA AGTCGGGGGCTGCCGTCTGTGAGTTCTTTTTGAAAGCTGCCTGCGGCAAAG GGGGCATGTGCCCATTCCGCCACATCAGCGGTGAGAAGACGGTGGTGTGCAAACACTGGCTGCGGGGGCTGTGCAAGAAGGGCGACCAGTGCGAGTTTCTGCATGAGTACGACATGACCAAGATGCCTGAGTGCTACTTCTACTCCAAGTTCG GGGAGTGCAGCAACAAGGAGTGTCCCTTCCTGCACATTGACCCTGAGTCCAAGATCAAGGACTGCCCTTGGTATGACCGTGGCTTCTGCAAGCATG GGCCCCTATGCAGACACCGGCACACGCGGAGAGTCATCTGTGTGAATTACCTCGTGGGATTCTGCCCAGAAGGGCCCTCATGTAAATTCATGCA TCCTCGGTTTGAACTGCCCATGGGAGCCACAGAGCAGCCCCCGCTGCCGCAGCAGACGCAGCCCCCAACGAAG CAAAGTAACAATCCGCCATTACAAAGGTCGTCCTCCTTGATCCAGTTAACAAGCCAGAACTCTTCTCCCAATCAGCAGAGAGCCCCGCAGGTCATCGGGGTCATGCAGAGTCAAAACAGCAGTGCAGGCAACCGGGGACCCCGGCCGCTGGAGCAGGTCACCTGTTACAAG TGCGGTGAGAAAGGACACTACGCCAACAGATGCACCAAAGGCCACTTGGCCTTTCTCAGTGGACAGTGA
- the CPSF4 gene encoding cleavage and polyadenylation specificity factor subunit 4 isoform X5 yields MQEIIASVDHIKFDLEIAVEQQLGAQPLPFPGMDKSGAAVCEFFLKAACGKGGMCPFRHISGEKTVVCKHWLRGLCKKGDQCEFLHEYDMTKMPECYFYSKFGECSNKECPFLHIDPESKIKDCPWYDRGFCKHGPLCRHRHTRRVICVNYLVGFCPEGPSCKFMHPRFELPMGATEQPPLPQQTQPPTKQRAPQVIGVMQSQNSSAGNRGPRPLEQVTCYKCGEKGHYANRCTKGHLAFLSGQ; encoded by the exons ATGCAGGAGATCATCGCCAGTGTGGACCACATCAAGTTCGACTTGGAGATCGCAGTGGAGCAGCAGCTCGGGGCGCAGCCGCTGCCCTTCCCCGGCATGGACA AGTCGGGGGCTGCCGTCTGTGAGTTCTTTTTGAAAGCTGCCTGCGGCAAAG GGGGCATGTGCCCATTCCGCCACATCAGCGGTGAGAAGACGGTGGTGTGCAAACACTGGCTGCGGGGGCTGTGCAAGAAGGGCGACCAGTGCGAGTTTCTGCATGAGTACGACATGACCAAGATGCCTGAGTGCTACTTCTACTCCAAGTTCG GGGAGTGCAGCAACAAGGAGTGTCCCTTCCTGCACATTGACCCTGAGTCCAAGATCAAGGACTGCCCTTGGTATGACCGTGGCTTCTGCAAGCATG GGCCCCTATGCAGACACCGGCACACGCGGAGAGTCATCTGTGTGAATTACCTCGTGGGATTCTGCCCAGAAGGGCCCTCATGTAAATTCATGCA TCCTCGGTTTGAACTGCCCATGGGAGCCACAGAGCAGCCCCCGCTGCCGCAGCAGACGCAGCCCCCAACGAAG CAGAGAGCCCCGCAGGTCATCGGGGTCATGCAGAGTCAAAACAGCAGTGCAGGCAACCGGGGACCCCGGCCGCTGGAGCAGGTCACCTGTTACAAG TGCGGTGAGAAAGGACACTACGCCAACAGATGCACCAAAGGCCACTTGGCCTTTCTCAGTGGACAGTGA
- the CPSF4 gene encoding cleavage and polyadenylation specificity factor subunit 4 isoform X6, with product MPLRGGPGRREVALGHICLPTSVILAGGMCPFRHISGEKTVVCKHWLRGLCKKGDQCEFLHEYDMTKMPECYFYSKFGECSNKECPFLHIDPESKIKDCPWYDRGFCKHGPLCRHRHTRRVICVNYLVGFCPEGPSCKFMHPRFELPMGATEQPPLPQQTQPPTKQSNNPPLQRSSSLIQLTSQNSSPNQQRAPQVIGVMQSQNSSAGNRGPRPLEQVTCYKCGEKGHYANRCTKGHLAFLSGQ from the exons ATGCCGCTTCGGGGTGGCCCAGGGAGGCGTGAGGTGGCTCTGGGCCACATCTGTCTTCCCACCTCCGTCATCTTGGCAGGGGGCATGTGCCCATTCCGCCACATCAGCGGTGAGAAGACGGTGGTGTGCAAACACTGGCTGCGGGGGCTGTGCAAGAAGGGCGACCAGTGCGAGTTTCTGCATGAGTACGACATGACCAAGATGCCTGAGTGCTACTTCTACTCCAAGTTCG GGGAGTGCAGCAACAAGGAGTGTCCCTTCCTGCACATTGACCCTGAGTCCAAGATCAAGGACTGCCCTTGGTATGACCGTGGCTTCTGCAAGCATG GGCCCCTATGCAGACACCGGCACACGCGGAGAGTCATCTGTGTGAATTACCTCGTGGGATTCTGCCCAGAAGGGCCCTCATGTAAATTCATGCA TCCTCGGTTTGAACTGCCCATGGGAGCCACAGAGCAGCCCCCGCTGCCGCAGCAGACGCAGCCCCCAACGAAG CAAAGTAACAATCCGCCATTACAAAGGTCGTCCTCCTTGATCCAGTTAACAAGCCAGAACTCTTCTCCCAATCAGCAGAGAGCCCCGCAGGTCATCGGGGTCATGCAGAGTCAAAACAGCAGTGCAGGCAACCGGGGACCCCGGCCGCTGGAGCAGGTCACCTGTTACAAG TGCGGTGAGAAAGGACACTACGCCAACAGATGCACCAAAGGCCACTTGGCCTTTCTCAGTGGACAGTGA
- the ATP5MF gene encoding ATP synthase subunit f, mitochondrial: MASVVPLKEKRLMDVKIAELPSWILMRDFTPRGIFWGVRRGYDRYYNKYVNVKKGSVAGISMVLGAYVVFNYCRCYKKLKHQRSRKYH; the protein is encoded by the exons ATGGCGTCCGTCG tACCACTGAAGGAGAAGAGACTTATGGATGTCAAAATAGCGGAGCTGCCCAGCTGGATACTGATGCGGGACTTCACCCCACGTGGCATTTTTTGGGGAGTTCGGAGAG GTTATGACCGGTATTACAACAAGTATGTCAACGTGAAGAAGGGAAGCGTCGCTGGGATTTCCATGGTGCTGGGAGCTTACGTGGTTTTCAACTACTGCCGTTGTTACAAGAAACTCA AACATCAGCGGTCACGTAAGTACCACTGA